In Salvia miltiorrhiza cultivar Shanhuang (shh) chromosome 4, IMPLAD_Smil_shh, whole genome shotgun sequence, the DNA window ATAACAAACTAAGGAAAGAAGCTGAAGAACGAGGAGAGACATATAAAATTACCAAGTTGAGGCGAAATGAGGAAATGGATGAATACGACCTTATCCATTGGCGTAGATCATTCGAAGAAAGAGAAACTCTCCTCCGAGATATAAGCTGGTATATTTTGTTTCCAAACTCTCTCCATATTTACCCTTACTGTTACCTGGTATATTTTGTTTCCAAACTCTCTCAAGAGCGCGTTTGGTTGAGAATTTTGGAGAATTGAGATTTCTGGAATTGGGGTTCATCAACTTCCCTACCAATACTAAAGCCACTTCTTTAAATAATGCTTAAATGTTATAAtcatttttctcttttattATAGCATTCGGTCTCTAGCAACCGGCAttcgtatttattttaatttgtgcaAGTGATCACAACATTGTTGCTGCATATATGAAAAACACCCCTTGCACCAATATTGCTTTATCCTTCATAATGCAGAAACTTAGTTTCATGTTCTATAACTTGCAGCCGTCAAGCTCTGGGGCTTCCATTAGAAGAGCCAGGCAGGTATGTCGACCCGAGCTTCTTTGGAAAAGACCGATACGATCCTGATAGCGCATTGTATCGTTACGACTACTGGGGGGAGCCCAAGAACTCTGAGAAGAGCAAGCAAGAACGCATGACGGATACTCACAACAAATCAATAGTTGGCAAGGGAACCGTTTGGTACGAAATGTCGTATGAAGATGCCGTGAAGCAGCAAATGCAGAGGGAGAAACTTGGGATCAAGCCTGAGCAGTATGAAGCAGATGATTCGGACAGGGACCCtgaagaggaagatgatgaggacgacgacgatgatgacTTTGATTACAGCATTCTGGGTTCTACGAGTGCCGCTGTGTCTAACCAGCCTCATGTCAATGGCACTGAATCTCCGAGATTGTCGGATGAGGGAATGTTTGAGGATTAGTTTTGAGCTGAGGTTGCGATATCATTTTTGTAGCTGTATAGAATATAAACTGTATTTCCGTGTCCACATAATAAAAAGATTATGTGGTAAATCTCATAAGCTTTCATGGGGAGTTAGTATATATTTGATTTCATCTTAATATGCATACGAAAACCAAAAATATTACCTCCTATAGATATGTAGGAAATTGGACAATGAGTTCACCGATGTTTGACCAATTTTTGAGTAACAaagatatttaattttgtaGAATTAAATGATACAAGATCGATTTATGTTTTaagtaaataatatttatttactcaaatcGATTTTCGGTGAGTAATAGTTGATTAAAGTTTTTTACTTGAAATACGGAGTTGTGGTGGGATAAagagataagcattttaaaaataaatttaatgccCGACCTCGTGAGCTGTGGACTTGATCTTGAGTCTTAACAATTGGTCTTTGGGTCAGATCATAGACTCCATTACATTGGATATTTTGAACCATTGATTTACTCGGCCCAAAAGATCGACGACCGACACGTTGGGCCTGCACATGAGGATCCCATCCCCATAGCTAGTCCAGAGAGCCCACCCGTTGAACTCCCATAACTACAACAAGAATTGTCCCACAACAGCCAGAAACCTCCCGTCATAATGGGTTGGGTGAGGGTTACGCCGGTAACCTCCACATATTGATGACAACAACGGAAATTTCAATCGGGCCATGATGAGACGATAGTGTTTACGTCGTAACCTCTCGACGAAATTAAAGCCTGCAAACTTTTTTTATAAGTGAACTGTGTCTATAAATAGGACAATCACTCTTGCATTTCAAATACTATAAAAATTGCACACAGGCACACACTCTGCATACTCACTTTACATATTAGAAGTTCTGTTCTCTCCTTATTTAAGTTCGTCGAGGCCGTTTGTTTGCAGTGTTGTTACCTACAAGACAAAGGCTTTTTCTCTTTGGTGACGACACCTTTAATCTGTGAGTATTAGTGGAGGTATTTCATCTTGCAGATAGAGAACTCTCCGTAACTagactttttttattttccacgaatttattttattgtaatttccATTCAATTTAATTCGTTGTTATTCTTATCTTCTACCTTTCTGTTATACTGTAATACGTCCGCAAACACTTTATTTTTGACAAGATATGTGAACTATATTTTGCTTAGCATTGACGATTTgaatatgttcatttatttttttgaaggaaaatttggaaattggATTTTGGAATACCACGGTAGGTTTGGTTTTATTCTCAAACTTTTCTCAATAGAGTaatgggttaattacgccaaaaaccatgaactataccTCCATTTCCAAATTTACCATGAACTTTGTTTTTTATCAGCAATTCCATGAATTTAAAGGGTTGATCAATTTTCCATGActttcaaaaatccccaaattgaatgCTGACATGGCATCGCCGGAActgaatcaaaacgacgtcgtttagttggggggtaaaacgacgtcgttttgagccccAACCATGCCTTTTAGCCGGGAAATTCACTAAACGTCATCGGGACCGCTTGGCGGTGGGAGGAGGGAGTCTGCTGCtcgctggagtcagattttcgcggCGGTGGGAGGAGGGAGGCGGTCCTAGGGCCACATCTTCGCCACCAGGTCGTGCGCCGCCGCCGCGATTCTGAAATTAAGATCTGTGGCGCGGCGCCGGTGGTGAGAGGAGGGAGGGAGACAGCGGCGAACTCAATTTCAAgcgacaagaagaagaagagcagAAACGAACCGCATGAATTCGTGTTCTGCGAGGCCTGTAAATTCGCTTTCCAGCCTCCTCTCGCGCTTCCAATCGAAGCTCTCCGACGACGTCAAATTCTTCCTCAAAACTCCGATGCCGATCCTTCCCGAGCTCGCACACCAGAATCGCCTCTGGTGCGTGTTCTGCAATTGCGACATTGTTGAGCTCGATAGCCAATTCGCTTGGTCGATAACTCGAGAATTTTGCATCAATTCGTTGCTTTGATTTTCCAGATGTTAATTGTTTTGGTTCTGTAATGTGTTTGAGGCGGTCCTAGGGTTTCAATTTGGGGGTGGGAGGAGGGAGGGAGACGGTGGATCTAGCGTGGTGGTGGCGCGAGGGGGAAGATGAAGGCGGCATatctggtgtggtggtgggaGAACGCAGCAGAGGGCGGCGGCATAGGGTGGCTGATCTGGAGATGGTGGTGGAGAAGGGTGgcagggcggcggcggcagagggCAGTGCCCTGTCGGCGCCATGTCAGCCCGTAGTTGCCATGTGTCAATTTTCAGTCATAGTAGGCGCCATGTCAGCTCGTAATTGCCATCTCAGCTCGGAGCTTCACCGGAGCAaaaaagcatggaaaaattgATCAACCCTTTAAATTCATGAAATTGCTGATAAAAAACAAAGTTCATGGTAAATTTGGAAATGGAggtatagttcatggtttttggcgtaattaaccctagaGTAATTAATCTTGGAAGTCGGAAAGGACCAACTTTGTCGTAACCTTTTCTTTCAATCTCCTTTTACTCAAATTCGAATTTCCACCATCTTTTTCTCCTTTTgttgaaatattaattttaaacttcgaaggaattaattaaaaagaaaaaggacaATATGTTTATTAGTTTATAAAAACTAAGAATACGTAAAagaggaaagaaaaaataaagtttCAGAATTTTTACATAGAAATTCTTATGCTTTTAATCAAGGgttaaatgcatataaattcataattttagtTAAAATCCATTTTTAACACCAATtttcaagaatttatttttatataccaACTTTATAGGATCAACTAGTCTTGACATACCTTTTTGAACAAAAGGTGATGAATCTTATATATGCAACAAAAATGGCTTACTACACTTTTGGGTTTGGATATGAGATTCAATATAAGAAAGGTTCAGAAAACAAAGTTGATGTTCTTTCTCAGTGTAACGCTCTTGATTATACTTGTAATGCTATCACAACAATCTCTTCTACTTGGATTCAGAAGGTCATTCATAGTTACAACCTtgattctcatttttttaagGTTCTTTCAGCTAAATTCATTGACAATTCACCTTATCATGATTTTATCTTAAAGTTATGTGATTTTTACATTGAAATTATgcttttaatgaaaatttgatttcaaatattggcaagtcctTTGATTTGGGTAAAAAGGGTGGTTTATTTGACCCTCCCCATGGGATCTTGGTTTTTTATTAATGTGGCCGATCACCacatcattaatttatttatttacaaaaaggaaAAGTTTAAGCAGTGGACTTGAGTAAGATTGCTTTGTGATTGCACCCAATAAAAAAGATGGACCTATAAGTTTATCCATTTGTCACTTGATGATGACTCGTCTAAATTCATTTTGATATtagaataaatatttaatatttttatatattatattctcATTGTTCCttgtaaatatattttcaatactCACTTAAAAATGAtacgaatttaaaaaaaaattattaagtgcAAGTGAGTGAAATAAGAATTTCATTTATTATGTTTGTGTTGTATAAATATACTAACTAAAAAAATGCTCATTTAAATGACAAATCAAAAAGAGAATATTAACTCACATAAGtatgtatttaaaaaatttatcattttttccctctataaatagaaataaataaaccaACCAAATTAATCGGTCCAATTCGTTAAAATTGATTTGAGCATACAGACAAAGTGATATCCGAAGCAAAATGCATTTCCCGAGGGTGGCACGATTATCAAAACCAACACGCTACACCCATAACACATATCCCATTCCATTCCCAAGCTGACAAATATCCGATTGATTACGCAATTCAATTTCAAGCATATCCCTTTGCCGCCCCTTCCTTTTATATAAGGCTCTCTTCCTCCCACCCTCTCCATATAATCAAATTCTTCTAGTTAGCTGAAAAATGGTGGGTTTTGGAAAGCTCGTTGAAGGAGAAACAAGGAAAAGCATTGTGGGGTACGATGTGGCGGAGGGTGTGGACATAAGGGGAAGATACGACGCCGAATTTGCGACTATTCTGACCAAGGATGCCCTTGAGTTTGTGGCGACTCTGCAGAGGCAGTTGAGGAACCATATCAAGTATGCAATGGATTGCAGAAAGGAGGCTAAGCTGCGCTACAACAAGGGGGCCGTGCCGGGGTTCGACCCCGCCACCAAGCCCCTCAGAGACGCCGACTGGCTCTGCGCCTCGCCGCCCCCCGCCGTCGCTGATCGCCGCGTCGAGATCACTGGACCCGTCGAGAGGAAGATGGTCATCAACGCCCTCAACTCTGGAGCTAAAGTTTTCATGGTCGACTTCTTCACTCTTTCAATTCCTTCTTCCTTTTTATGTATCGTAGTCGTAGTGCTTATTCTCAAGTGACAGGCTGATTTCGAGGACGCACTGTCGCCCAACTGGGAGAATCTGATGCGAGGCCACATAAACTTGAGAGACGCAGTGAGGGGCACAATAAGCTACCACGACACAGCTAGAAACAGAGTGTACAAGCTCAACGACCAGACGGCCAAGCTCTTCGTCCGCCCCAGAGGCTGGCACCTCCCGGAGGCTCACATCCTCATCGACGGCGAGCCCGCCACCGCCTGCTTGGTCGACTTCGGCCTCTACTTCTTCCACAACTGGTCCGCCTTCCGCCGCAACCAAGGCCAAGGCCAAGGCCCCTTCTTCTACCTCCCCAAGATGGAGCATTCCAGAGAGGCTAGGATATGGAACAACGTGTTCACGGCGGCCGAGAAATTCGCCGGTATAGAAAATGGGAGCATCAGGGCGACGGTGCTGATCGAGACGCTGCCGGCGGTGTTCCAGATGGACGAGATCCTGTACGAGCTGAGGGATCACTCGGTGGGGCTCAACTGCGGGCGCTGGGATTACATCTTCAGCTACGTCAAGACCTTCCAGGCCCACCGGGACCGCCTCCTCCCCGACCGCGTCCTCGTCGGCATGTCCCAGCACTTCATGAGGAGCTACTCCGACCTCCTCATCCGGACCTGCCACCGCCGCGGCGTCCACGCCATGGGCGGGATGGCCGCGCAGATCCCCATCCGGGACGACGCCAAGGCCAACGAGGCCGCGCTCGAGCTCGTCAGGAGGGACAAGCTCAGGGAGGTCCGGGCGGGCCACGACGGCACCTGGGCGGCCCACCCGGGCCTCATCCCGGCAATCATGGAGGTGTTCGACAGCAACATGGGCGGCAGTGCCAACCAGATCCAGTCGGCGAGGCGCGAGGACGCCGCCGGGATCACGGCGGAGGACCTGCTGCAGATCCCGCGCGGCGTCCGCACCATGGAGGGGCTCCGCCTCAACACGAGGGTGGGGATCCAGTACGTGGCGGCCTGGCTCACTGGGAGCGGATCGGTGCCGCTCTACAACCTCATGGAGGATGCGGCCACGGCGGAGATCAGCCGGGTGCAGAACTGGCAGTGGCTGAAATACGGCGTGGAGCTGGACGGCGACGGCCTCGGAGTGAAGGTGACGGCGGAGCTCTTCGGGAGGGTGGTAGAAGAGGAGATGGAGAGGATTGAGAAAGAGGTTGGGAAGGAGAGATTCAACAAGGGGATGTATAGAGAAGCATGCAAGATTTTCGCCAGGCAATGCACGGCGCAGGTCTTGGACGATTTTCTCACGCTTGATGCCTACAACCACATCGTCGTCCATCATCCACTCGCTTCTTCTAGGCTCTGAAATTTCCAATGTTTTAGTCACCATCTCCATCATCGTCGTCATCTCACTCTTCTCATTTTGATGTTTGCTGCTAATAAATTAATGTTTGCTGATCGTCATGATGGAATTCCGTGTGGTGCGAGTATTTTGTATCAACGCCCCTACAATGTATGCTTTAGTTGTACGTAATTAATATTATCCATAAGGAGAAAAATGTGCAAATATGATCTGATTATTCATGTAATTAACCTTTTTTTCAAGGGTTAAtagtcaaaaaatacatgaactatcaccaaatttgcaaattgcacatgacctttaaaattagcctcagaatacaccactttttaattttgttgtaatttgcaCACGACGAAATTTCCGGCGAGGAATAAGTTTGACCGGTGATTACGTGGACATTACATGGCATATTGCGTGGCTTTTTGTACACGCTGGTAAGCcacgtgggcaaaacgacgtcgttttgcccataaattaattaattgtctttttttttggttgaaGAATTGGAAAATGGAAAATAGAAGAGGTTGAAGTAAATTTGGGGGTAGACATGGAAGGGGCATCTGAACGGCGCCGGTGTGGAGAGAAGGCAGGCGACGCCCTCGCCGGAGAAACAGGGGTGGCGGCGGCGCCAGATCTGGAAGATGGGTGGAGGCAGCGAAGCAGCTGTGTTGTCCGCCAAGGTGATAGCAGCGGCACCCGTTGCTGCTAGTCGAAGGAAGAAGGAGACCGCGCCGGGCTGGAGGAGACGACGTCGGGCGCAGCGGCGGCGATGGCTGGAGCAGCGACCGCGCCGA includes these proteins:
- the LOC131021608 gene encoding malate synthase, glyoxysomal-like: MVGFGKLVEGETRKSIVGYDVAEGVDIRGRYDAEFATILTKDALEFVATLQRQLRNHIKYAMDCRKEAKLRYNKGAVPGFDPATKPLRDADWLCASPPPAVADRRVEITGPVERKMVINALNSGAKVFMADFEDALSPNWENLMRGHINLRDAVRGTISYHDTARNRVYKLNDQTAKLFVRPRGWHLPEAHILIDGEPATACLVDFGLYFFHNWSAFRRNQGQGQGPFFYLPKMEHSREARIWNNVFTAAEKFAGIENGSIRATVLIETLPAVFQMDEILYELRDHSVGLNCGRWDYIFSYVKTFQAHRDRLLPDRVLVGMSQHFMRSYSDLLIRTCHRRGVHAMGGMAAQIPIRDDAKANEAALELVRRDKLREVRAGHDGTWAAHPGLIPAIMEVFDSNMGGSANQIQSARREDAAGITAEDLLQIPRGVRTMEGLRLNTRVGIQYVAAWLTGSGSVPLYNLMEDAATAEISRVQNWQWLKYGVELDGDGLGVKVTAELFGRVVEEEMERIEKEVGKERFNKGMYREACKIFARQCTAQVLDDFLTLDAYNHIVVHHPLASSRL